A stretch of Blautia liquoris DNA encodes these proteins:
- a CDS encoding serine/threonine protein kinase, whose amino-acid sequence MIGNKYLLIEIIGKGGFGEVCLAVDLNLGKEWAIKRLLNRDDDGIHEAAMMKELDYPTLPRVVDLIREEDGVYLVMDYLRGRSLGDILRSGRKFSQKENLEIGIELAKTLEYLHSKEPPVLYQDMKPDNILLTPEGQIKLVDFGLASWMKLDSPGENPKGGTRGYAAPEQYGGICDQTTDLFGLGRTLQLVSGGKGSAAFRRMLRKSTRHKKSRRFQSAREVRIILEKIYENKRQNQKVTTWILGALSVLLAAGISFALLTESEQQRYYQLINEASQAEQEDSAVSLDKTVGIYKKASRLCPDKQESYLKLLEFSEENGQTQPAVDWILSMWVSYPKETKNHTEVKKELGFLYFCGNSLDPKFNKDYNMAAKIFDDVAKKEKDPDGWKKLGELSKSLEQFGTDIDWKKIQESLEYFKQYGERMLHRQDLDYICELYLVCGSTYLSEASFLKNENINPYQEGISCYEKAYDTAMLLREDMRMRQETLESLASACYMTGILKENMDQGFSNPDSLLQEDTYLEKSIYYGKQLLKIADRRELKQRILLREATARNFQGNIEEAQKCYENFCQQYPHHMEGICSYTEFLIETRQPDRAREMIQQAASIPGADENRNYQILKERLEVLS is encoded by the coding sequence GTGATTGGAAACAAATATCTATTAATAGAAATCATAGGGAAAGGCGGATTCGGAGAAGTCTGTCTCGCTGTGGATCTCAATCTGGGAAAAGAGTGGGCGATTAAGCGTCTGTTAAACAGGGACGACGACGGTATCCATGAAGCAGCTATGATGAAAGAACTGGACTATCCAACCCTTCCCAGAGTCGTGGATCTGATTAGAGAAGAAGATGGTGTCTATCTGGTCATGGATTACCTCAGAGGGAGAAGTCTTGGGGATATCTTGCGATCCGGACGGAAATTTAGTCAAAAAGAGAATCTGGAAATAGGGATAGAACTGGCAAAGACGCTGGAATATCTGCATAGCAAGGAACCGCCTGTGCTTTACCAGGACATGAAACCGGATAATATCTTGCTTACCCCTGAAGGACAGATTAAGTTAGTTGACTTTGGTCTGGCCTCTTGGATGAAACTCGATTCTCCCGGGGAAAATCCAAAAGGGGGAACAAGGGGCTATGCAGCACCGGAGCAGTACGGCGGTATCTGCGATCAGACGACAGATTTGTTCGGACTTGGAAGGACTTTACAATTAGTGTCAGGAGGAAAAGGTTCTGCTGCGTTCAGACGCATGCTGCGTAAATCGACGCGGCATAAGAAAAGCAGACGATTCCAGTCTGCCCGCGAGGTTCGTATCATACTGGAGAAAATCTATGAGAATAAACGTCAGAATCAGAAAGTGACAACATGGATTCTAGGGGCATTATCGGTACTTTTGGCCGCTGGTATCAGCTTTGCGTTGCTCACAGAATCTGAACAGCAGCGATATTATCAGCTGATAAACGAGGCATCACAGGCAGAACAAGAGGATTCGGCCGTTTCCCTCGACAAGACTGTCGGGATCTATAAGAAGGCATCCAGGCTTTGCCCCGATAAGCAGGAGAGCTACTTAAAGCTTCTTGAGTTTTCCGAAGAAAATGGACAGACGCAGCCAGCTGTCGACTGGATCTTGTCGATGTGGGTATCTTATCCGAAGGAAACCAAGAATCACACAGAGGTAAAGAAAGAACTTGGTTTTTTGTATTTTTGCGGTAATTCTTTAGATCCGAAGTTTAACAAAGATTATAATATGGCAGCGAAAATATTTGATGATGTTGCCAAAAAGGAGAAAGATCCGGATGGATGGAAAAAGTTAGGAGAGCTTTCGAAAAGTCTGGAACAGTTTGGAACGGATATCGACTGGAAGAAGATTCAGGAATCTCTTGAATATTTTAAACAATATGGAGAACGAATGCTTCATCGACAGGATCTGGATTATATTTGTGAATTATATCTGGTTTGCGGGAGTACCTATTTGTCCGAGGCCTCCTTTTTAAAAAATGAGAATATCAATCCATATCAGGAAGGGATCTCTTGTTACGAGAAAGCATACGATACGGCTATGCTTCTGCGGGAAGATATGAGAATGAGACAGGAAACTCTGGAAAGTCTCGCATCTGCCTGTTATATGACTGGGATACTAAAGGAGAATATGGACCAGGGGTTCTCGAATCCAGATAGTTTGTTACAAGAAGATACATATCTTGAAAAAAGCATCTATTACGGCAAGCAGCTGCTAAAAATTGCAGATCGCAGGGAATTAAAACAGAGAATTCTGCTAAGAGAAGCCACAGCAAGAAATTTTCAGGGAAATATAGAAGAAGCGCAAAAATGTTATGAGAATTTTTGTCAGCAATATCCACATCATATGGAAGGAATCTGTTCCTATACAGAATTTCTTATAGAAACCCGGCAACCCGACCGTGCCCGTGAAATGATACAACAGGCGGCATCCATTCCCGGTGCCGATGAGAACAGGAATTATCAGATCCTTAAAGAACGATTGGAGGTTTTATCATGA
- the argS gene encoding arginine--tRNA ligase produces MKKLVDLITDEIQQSFEMAGYDASYGIVGLSNRPDLCEYQCNGALAAAKTYKKAPFLIADDVAAKLAGSALLEKVEVVKPGFINIKINGRFLSDYLNQIQNDKDLSIEKVKEPKTIIIDYGGPNVAKPLHVGHLRSAIIGESLKRIGRYMGNKVIGDVHLGDWGLQMGLIIAELRERQPDLVYFDPEYTDEYPNEAPFTINELEQIYPAASAKSKDDDQFKEKAMEATHQLQQGNKGYMALWNHILTVSVTDLKRNYKKLDVEFDLWKKESDAQPYIPDMVKYLKDNGYAHLDQGALVVDVKEDTDTKEIPPCMILKSDGASLYNTTDLATIVERMKLFHPDEIVYVVDKRQELYFTQVFRCAKKTKLVDEDTKLTFQGFGTMNGKDGKPFKTREGGVMRLESLIRDIDEEMYKKIVDNRSVKADDARKTARIVGLSAIKYGDLSNVAAKDYVFDVDRFTSFEGNTGPYILYTIVRIKSILNRYEEEGKTIEKGTILPAAGESEKDLMLETSKFNGIVEQAYEERAPHKICSYIYELSNSFNHFYHETKILSEKDERQKQSWIALLDLVREILETSIDMLGFSAPDKM; encoded by the coding sequence ATGAAAAAACTTGTAGATTTAATAACAGATGAAATTCAGCAGTCGTTTGAAATGGCTGGCTATGATGCATCGTATGGCATCGTTGGCTTGTCAAATCGGCCGGATCTATGTGAATATCAGTGTAATGGAGCATTGGCGGCTGCAAAAACATATAAAAAGGCACCCTTTTTGATTGCGGATGACGTGGCAGCAAAACTTGCAGGGTCCGCGCTTCTGGAAAAGGTGGAGGTCGTAAAGCCGGGATTTATCAATATAAAGATAAACGGCAGATTTCTTTCAGATTACCTCAACCAGATTCAAAACGACAAGGATTTGTCAATTGAGAAGGTGAAAGAGCCGAAAACAATTATTATCGATTACGGCGGACCGAATGTGGCAAAACCCCTTCACGTCGGGCATCTTCGCTCGGCGATTATCGGTGAGAGCTTAAAACGCATCGGCAGATATATGGGTAACAAAGTGATCGGGGACGTGCATCTGGGTGACTGGGGTCTTCAGATGGGACTGATTATCGCTGAACTTCGGGAACGTCAGCCGGATTTGGTGTATTTCGATCCGGAATATACAGATGAATATCCGAACGAGGCACCATTTACCATCAATGAATTGGAGCAGATTTATCCGGCAGCCAGCGCGAAGTCGAAAGATGATGACCAATTTAAGGAAAAGGCCATGGAGGCGACGCATCAGCTTCAGCAGGGAAACAAAGGGTATATGGCTCTCTGGAATCATATTCTGACTGTTTCCGTGACAGACCTGAAGCGAAATTATAAGAAATTGGATGTTGAGTTTGACCTCTGGAAAAAAGAATCCGATGCACAGCCTTATATTCCGGATATGGTGAAATACTTAAAAGATAACGGTTATGCCCATCTGGATCAGGGAGCACTGGTGGTAGATGTCAAAGAAGATACAGATACAAAAGAGATTCCGCCTTGTATGATCTTAAAATCAGATGGAGCATCTCTTTATAATACCACGGATCTGGCCACGATCGTCGAGAGAATGAAGCTGTTTCATCCGGATGAGATCGTCTACGTGGTTGACAAGAGACAGGAACTCTATTTCACACAGGTATTCCGTTGTGCGAAAAAGACGAAACTGGTGGATGAAGATACAAAACTGACTTTCCAGGGATTCGGAACGATGAATGGAAAAGACGGAAAACCTTTTAAAACCCGCGAGGGTGGTGTCATGCGTCTGGAAAGCCTGATTCGAGACATCGATGAAGAGATGTATAAGAAGATCGTGGATAACCGCAGCGTGAAGGCTGATGATGCAAGAAAAACTGCCAGGATTGTCGGACTTTCCGCAATCAAATACGGAGATCTGTCAAATGTGGCTGCCAAAGACTACGTGTTTGACGTCGATCGCTTTACCTCATTTGAGGGGAACACCGGTCCCTATATCTTATACACGATTGTGAGAATCAAATCGATTTTAAACCGCTATGAAGAGGAAGGCAAAACCATCGAAAAGGGAACCATCCTTCCGGCTGCAGGTGAGAGTGAAAAAGATTTGATGTTGGAGACATCGAAATTTAATGGAATTGTAGAACAGGCATATGAAGAAAGAGCACCACATAAGATATGCTCTTACATCTATGAACTGTCAAATTCTTTTAATCATTTTTATCATGAGACAAAAATCTTAAGCGAAAAAGACGAGAGACAAAAACAGTCTTGGATTGCTCTGTTGGACCTTGTACGTGAAATTCTTGAGACCAGCATCGATATGCTCGGATTTTCAGCACCGGATAAGATGTAA
- a CDS encoding CBS domain-containing protein: MNILFFITPKSEVAFITEDFTLRQAIEKMEHHKYTAIPLLSRQGFYIGTITEGDILRCVKERCDLNFHDAEDIPIVDVKRRWHNEPVNINCNIEDLVTVSMRQNFVPVVDDEGVFIGIIRRKDIIQYCYEKSGLKDIEHRSKQTIGA; the protein is encoded by the coding sequence ATGAATATTTTATTTTTTATCACACCAAAAAGCGAGGTCGCATTTATTACGGAAGATTTTACTTTAAGACAGGCGATCGAGAAGATGGAACATCATAAATATACAGCGATTCCACTGCTTAGCAGACAGGGCTTTTATATTGGAACTATTACAGAAGGTGATATTCTACGCTGCGTCAAAGAAAGATGCGATTTGAATTTTCATGATGCGGAAGATATACCGATTGTCGACGTAAAACGCCGTTGGCACAATGAACCCGTGAACATCAACTGTAATATAGAAGATTTGGTCACCGTATCCATGAGACAGAATTTTGTTCCGGTGGTGGATGACGAGGGTGTTTTTATCGGCATTATCAGAAGAAAAGACATCATTCAATATTGCTATGAGAAATCAGGACTCAAAGACATAGAGCACAGGAGTAAACAGACGATAGGCGCCTGA
- a CDS encoding replication-associated recombination protein A: protein MEQMSLFDNREDFSPLATRLRPESLESFVGQKHLLGKGKMLRNLIEQDQISSMIFWGPPGVGKTTLARIIATQTQADFTDFSAVTSGIREIREVMAQAETSRRMGRKTLLFIDEIHRFNKAQQDAFLPYVEKGSIVLIGATTENPSFEINAALLSRCKVFVLKMLEEDDLLELLHHALTSPKGYGNQKIGISERQLRAIAQFANGDARTALNTFEMAVLNGEIDEKQITVTDEALEQCITRKSLLYDKKGEEHYNIISALHKSMRNSDPDAALYWMTRMLEGGEDPLYIARRLIRFASEDVGTADPAALQVAVAAYQASHFIGMPECNVNLAEAVVYLSMAPKSNALYLACEECKSDVKHCPDEPVPLAIRNAPTSLMKDLHYGEGYQYAHNLKEKVARMQCLPDALAGRRYYHPTCEGQEEEISGKLEAIRKWKEETTRPKAD, encoded by the coding sequence GTGGAACAGATGTCTTTATTTGACAATCGGGAGGATTTTTCTCCCCTAGCGACAAGACTGCGTCCGGAATCTCTGGAGTCTTTTGTCGGGCAGAAACATTTGCTCGGCAAGGGGAAGATGCTGAGAAATTTGATAGAACAAGATCAGATTTCATCAATGATTTTCTGGGGTCCTCCGGGTGTTGGTAAAACAACGCTGGCAAGAATTATAGCCACACAAACGCAGGCTGATTTTACAGATTTTAGTGCTGTCACTTCTGGAATCCGTGAGATTCGGGAGGTGATGGCGCAGGCTGAGACCAGCAGGCGTATGGGGCGGAAAACACTGTTGTTTATCGATGAGATTCACAGATTTAATAAAGCACAGCAGGATGCTTTTCTGCCATACGTGGAAAAGGGCAGCATTGTTTTAATTGGAGCGACAACCGAGAATCCTTCTTTTGAGATCAATGCCGCGCTGCTGTCAAGGTGTAAGGTGTTTGTCCTGAAGATGCTCGAAGAAGACGATCTGCTTGAGTTACTTCATCATGCACTTACCAGCCCCAAAGGATACGGAAATCAAAAAATCGGAATCAGTGAGAGACAGCTTCGGGCGATTGCACAGTTTGCAAATGGTGATGCCAGAACGGCTCTGAATACGTTCGAGATGGCAGTGCTCAATGGAGAGATCGATGAGAAGCAGATTACCGTGACGGATGAAGCACTGGAACAATGTATTACCAGAAAGTCGCTGTTGTATGATAAAAAAGGAGAGGAACACTATAATATCATATCGGCGCTGCACAAGTCCATGCGAAACAGTGATCCGGACGCCGCTCTTTATTGGATGACGCGAATGCTTGAAGGCGGAGAGGATCCTCTTTATATTGCCAGAAGGCTGATTCGCTTTGCAAGTGAGGATGTCGGAACTGCCGATCCTGCGGCACTTCAAGTGGCCGTTGCGGCTTATCAGGCATCTCACTTTATCGGAATGCCGGAATGCAATGTAAACCTGGCAGAGGCAGTGGTTTATCTGTCCATGGCACCGAAGTCGAATGCTTTGTATCTCGCCTGTGAAGAATGTAAAAGTGACGTGAAACATTGCCCCGATGAACCGGTGCCCTTAGCGATACGGAATGCGCCGACAAGCCTGATGAAGGATCTGCATTATGGAGAAGGCTATCAGTATGCCCATAATCTGAAGGAAAAAGTTGCCAGGATGCAGTGCCTGCCGGATGCACTTGCCGGACGGAGGTATTATCATCCGACCTGTGAGGGGCAGGAAGAAGAGATCTCAGGGAAACTGGAAGCCATCCGTAAGTGGAAAGAAGAGACCACCAGACCGAAGGCAGATTAG